The genomic DNA CTGTCGATTTTGCCTGGGGTGCAAAGGAAATCTGCTGCAGAAACGCGCTTTTTGCTTTTTCCGGTTTGCCTTCCTTCAGATAGGTTAAACCAATCCACAGCCAGGTCTGTTTGGCCGTGGCCGAATTCGGGTACCGGGAGAGAATGGTCTGGTAAGTGGCCACAGCTTCGTTATATTTTTGGAGATTAAAAAGCAGCTCCGCCTGCCGGAATAAAATAGCCGCCGCAGTGGCTTGATCAGAAACGGAATTCAGGTACTGACTTGTAATCGAAATCGCCTGCTTTACCTTTCCCTGTTGGACCAGCGCCCATTGAATCCCGCTGATGGCGTCATCGAGGAGCGAGCTCTTGGGGAATTCTTCGATTACGCGTTTGTAGGCTGAGATGGCCTGGGGATAGGCTTCCAGGTTGTAGTAACAATCTCCGATTTTGTACAGGGCATTGGCTACCAGCGGGCTTCCGGTGAAATTTTTTTGAAAATTTTGGTAAACGTTAATCGCATCCCGGTAACGACCCTGTTGGAAATAACAGTTTCCAATCATAAATGCGGCCTGTTCAGCAAAGCGGCTGTTTGGGTAGGTTGTTGCAATTCGCTGGAAGTTTTTAGCTGCCGAGTCAAAATCCTTGAGTCGATAAAAAGAAAGTGCGATTTGAAACAATGCCTCCGGTGCCTGATCACTGTTTGCAAATTCCGTCAGCACGTTGTTGTAAGCCGCAATGGCCCGGTTGTACTGGCGCAGATTGTAAAGTGCGTCCCCCTTTTTCATAAACGCATCCCGGCGGACATCGGGATTGGTCGTGCGCTGGATGGCTTCATCCAGGTAAGGAATGGCCTGTTTCGGCCGGTTGTTTCGAAGTAAAATCCAACCCATCGCATAAAAGGCTTCCGGTGCTTTTTCGGAACTCGATTTGAAATCGATGAGCGTCTTGTATGCCTGAAATGCCTGATCATATTTTTTAAGATGGAAATAAGCCTCTCCCTTCCAGAATAAAACCCGGTCGCGAAGCGGGTGATCTTTTGGGTAGGTTGAAAGAAAGTGATCAAATATTTGAACAGCCGACTGAAAATTCTTTTTCTGAAAATCGCACCATCCCTTTCGGAAAAGGGCATCAGCCGCAATTGGACGAGAAGGAAATTTCTCCAAAATCTGTTGGTAGTAGGTTTGAGCCTGATCGAAGTTTTTTTGAGCCACGGAAATTTCCCCCAGTAAATAAAGCACATCGGGGATGATGGCGTGGTTGGGATACTTGGTTAGGATTTGCTGCATAAAATAACGGGCCTGATCGAATTTCTTCGCCCTAAAATCCAGTACGCCTGTCTGGTACAGGCCATTGGCCGCCAGAGAGTCGGCCGGGTACTTTTCGAAAATTTTTAAAAAGGCCGACCGCGCTTTAATCGTGTCGCCGGCACTCAGAAAACTTTGTCCCATGTAAAAGTAGGCGTTCGGAGCCAGTTTGCTTTCGGGATGGTTGGTCACCAGCAAATCGAAGCTGCCAGCCGCTTTTTGCCAGGCCTTTTGTTGAATAAACACCCAGCCCAATCCGTAGTAACTCTTGGTTACAAACTCGCTGGTTGGAAAATTCTGAATAATCTTCTGATAGGCCTGTTCCGCTTTGGAGTAGTTTTTTAATTGGAATTGAGCTTCACCGATCAAAAAAAGAGCCTGGGGCACAAGCGTATTTTTGGGAAAATCCGTGATCGCTTTTTCAAGAATGGTAACGGCTTTGGCGTAGTCCCCGCTGTTGAAAGCTGAAAATCCCAGATGAAACATCACCGATTCCCGCAGCGGTGTTTTCGGGTAATTCTTGAGAAGCTTGGCGTAAATTTCGTTGGCTTTTTGAAAATTACCCATTTCTTCATAAATCCAGGCACTGGAATAGAGGGCGTGATCAGCGTAGTCACTTTGGGGATATTGGCTGGCCACTTGTTGAAAAAGAAGCAATGCCTGCCGTGCATTACCGGTTCGGTAACTTGATTCTCCCAGCCAGTAAAGGGCCTTGTCGATGAAACGGCTTGTTGGGAAGTTTGTGACCAGCTTGTTGAATCTTGCACTGGCGTTTGTGTAATCTTTGATCTGAAAATAGGAAAGGCCGAGATAATACAGGGTTTCCTCGGTGTAGGAAAGGGTGTTGGGAAACTCCAGTACTGTTTTAAAAGCCTGAATCGACTTTTGGTAATCTTGCTGAAAAAAATAGGCTTTCGCCAGCAGAAAACGGGCCTCGTTGGCATGTGGGCTTGCAGGAAATTTTCGAAGGAAATCCTTTAATTGAATAATCGAGGCCGAATAGAGGTTGTCCTGAAACAACCCCTTTGCAATTTGGAATTCACGCTTTTCGGGTGATATTTGCTGCTGCGAAAAGGTGTAGGGCGGTTGAAAAACGGGCATTACCAGAATTGTGAAAAGTAATCCTAAGAAAAGCTTTTTCATGCAGGGTGCCTTTTTTCTTAAGAAAAATATTTATTTGAATCGCAAGAACAACAAGCTGTTAAAGAAAAGATGTTACCGAATGTGACTAATCAATCCTGATGTCTTTAGGTTTTAACAACTGCAGATTTTTTGGTTTTTTTGTAAGTAAATATACGTAAAATTAAAAAAATTATCAAGCCCTTTCACGGGTTTAAATTTTATCTAAGCTCAGAACTTGGTTACTATCTCTGTGGTCCTCTGTGCTTCTTTGTGGTCCTCTGTGTAACCAAAAACACTAACACAGAGAACCTCTTCGAATTAATTGTTTGTACGAAAAAGTTCTCAGCGGGTTCCGAAAATGATGCCCGCAAAGTGGGCTGCAGGACGGGCCGGTCAGGACTTGTCGGAAGATGCGTGGCTTGATTCTGTTTTCGACCCGTTTTTAGTTCGTGCGAAGCCGACTTTTTAGGCCGCGAATACGCGAATGAAAGAATGTAGCCACCCGACCCATGAGTCCGATTTTCGAAAAAGGGGTTTTCCCGTCACGGCGCTGCTTTGGATTCTCCGCAAAAAGAAACACAGAGGAAACCTAACCCTTTAGCCCGGTGAGGGTGACGCCTTGAATAAAGTATTTTTGTGCGACGAAAAAAACAATCACAATCGGCAGGGTCATAAGCGAAGCCGCCGCCATAACGAGATTCCACTCCGTTGCACGGGAGCTCTGGAAGACCTGCAATCCGATGCTGAGCGTCATTAAATCCTGGCGGTGAATGTAAATCAACGGGCTCAGCAGGTCGTTCCAGGCATTCATAAATTGAAAAATAACCACAGCCAAGAGAGCGGGTTTTACGAGGGGAAGCATGATGTCCCAGTAAATTCTGAAGTACCCGCAGCCGTCAATTCGTGCGCTGTCGATCAAATCCTTTGGAATGGACAGAAAAAATTGTCGGAGCAGAAAAATAAAAAAAGCCGTGCCAAAGAGAGACGGAATCCACAGGGGTTTCAGTGTGTTAACCCAGCCCAGCGATCTGAAAATCAGGAATTGCGGCACCATTGTAACCTGGTAGGGCAGCATCATGGTGGCGAGCAGAACCACGAAAACCGCATTTCGTCCGGGCCATTTGAGTCGGGCAAATGAAAAGGCCACCAGCGAGCTGGCGAATGTCACACCAAGGATGCTGGAAAGGGTTACGAGTGTGGTGTTCAGGAAAAATTTGGCAAAGGGCACCAGTTGGAAAATGTCCTTGTAATTGACCCACCGAATAGGCTTTGGAATGAAAATGGAGATCAGATTCAAATCGGACACAATCTGCTGGGGTGTTTTGAAGGACGTGATGATCATCCAAAAAAATGGAATGGAAAAAACTAACGCACCCAGGATCAAGATGACCTGCCTGAAAATGGACGCTGCGGAAAGTTTGTTTGTCATTTTTTGGTTCGGTACCTTTGTTTATTATCATTATCACCGTAATGAATTATGGTGATGGTTCAAAGAAAGAATTTGGTCTTCAAAAAGCTGACAGTTTTTTCACGTGTCTTGAACCGTCACCCCAAATTATTGGGGTGAAAACAGTTGTTGCTTATGCGTTATCCTTCCTGATAAAAGACCCATTTTTTGCTGAGTTTCAGATTAATCAGCGTGAGTACGAGAATAATCACAAATAGAATCCAGGCCATCGCAGAGGCGTATCCCATCTTGAAATACATAAATGCGTTATTGAACAAATAATACACGTAAAACAGCAGGGAGTTGTCGGGACTGTTCAGGCCGGTGATGACATAAGCTCGGGTAAAAATCTGAAGATACCCGATAATCCCGATGACCAGATTGAAGAAGATGTACGGCGTCAGGAACGGGATGGTAATTTTCCAGAATTGCTGCCAGGCGTTGGCACCGTCGATTTTGGCGGCTTCGTACATTTCTTTCGGAATATTTTTCAGGCCTGCCAGCCAGATCACCATGCCTCCGCCTGCGCCCCAGAGTAAAATGAGCAGAATGGCCGGTTTGGTCCAGTGAGGGTCCGCCATCCAGTTGGGACTGGTAATTCCAAACAGGCCTAAAAATCGGGCCAGAAGACCTGTGGAAGGATTCAGAAGCCAGAGCCACAGAATTGCTGCAGCCACAATCGGTACAATCGACGGCAGATAATAGAGCGTCCGATAGATTCCGATGCCCCTGCTCTCGCGATTTAAGAACAGGGCGATGGCCAGTCCGATGACGATACTCAAGGGAACGCCAAAGATCGTGATGTAGGCCGTATTCCACAGACTTTTCCAGAAAAGGGGGTCCGTTGGTACAATTTTCCCGCTGACGGAACTTTTGGTGAACCAGAACAATTCCTTGTAATTCAAAAGTCCCACAAACTTTGCCGGGTGCAGGACGTCGTAGCGGGTAAAACTAAAAAGAATGGATGCAATAATGGGGCCCAGGATAAAGGTGAAAAATCCCAGCATCCACGGCAGGGCAAATAAAAATCCGCTGCGGGTTTCTTCCCAGACGAGCGGCCCCCGCCGTCGTTCATTTCGCAGATGGTACCCGAACCAAAAAATGAGGAACCCGACGATAAAAATAAAAATCCCATAAATGATTTTAAAATTGAGAACAGGGAAATTGGGCTTGTGAAGGATTTTATCTAATTCTTGCTGAACAAATGTCTGTTCTTTTTGCAGAACGCGCCTGGGGGTATCAAAATGAAAGGTCGCCCGGTCCTCCACACGAACCTGGGCATCCCACAAAATCTGAGCCACCGGCGTGACCGGCCGATAGTGGCTGTAGTTCAGCAAATTCACGAAGGCCAGATACGCCTTGGCGAAACGCGGATATTGGGGAAGCTCGTGTGTGGTGAGATAATCATTCAGAGACCGCCGGGCGTAGATTTCGGGAATATTGACCTTGTAGCCGACCCGAGCATTGTAGTCCTTTTGCAGGCGTCCCACGATTTTAGCTGCTTCCAGGGAAGACATCCACTGAATGAAATCCCAGGCTTCCCGAACGTGTTTGGCATTTCGGGGAATAACAAATGAAAAGCCGCCGGACCAGGTGACCGGGGGTCTGCCGGCGGGCACCGGCATAGGGGCTACCCCAAAATCCATGTGAAGCTTGTAGCGGGAAATGGTTTGCAGGTACCAGCTCCCCATAATGAACATGCCCAATTTGCCCTGAAGAAAGGGGTCAACAATAGTGCCGATGCGCCCAAAACCGCTTTCAAACCGGGCCAGGTCTTTAATCCGTCCCCCCAGGGTATCGCAGAGTTGGGTGACGTAGGTCAGGGCACCCAGATTTTCGGGCGTGTCAAAGGTGATCCGGGTTCCGTCGGGTGACATCAGCTGTCCGCCGTTGGCCCACGACCAGATGTAAAACCACCCCTCTCCCAAATAGGGTGCAAAGCCCAATTGCTCGATCTGCCCCTTTGCATTCCGTTTGGTGAGTTTGATGGCGTAATCCGTGAGTTCTTTCCAGGTTCGGGGGGGGCGTTCAGGGTCCAGACCAGCCTGCCGGAAAAGGGTTTTGTTGTAGTAGAGCGCCCGGCTGTCGGTATCGTAAGGAATACCGTAGATTTTGCCCTTGTAGGTGGCTTCTTTTCGGGCGTAGCTGTAAAAATCGGTCCAGGGGAAATGGCTTTTTTCGATTAAATCATCCAGCGGGCGAAAAGCGTCTTTGGCTGCCCAGGAGGCCACTGCAAAGCGATCCTGGCGAAGCACATCGGGAGGGGTGCCGCCGGCGATGGCCGTTAGCAGCTTCTGGGGGTCCATATCCCCTTTGCCTCCGGGGGTTCCCAGGATAATCTTAATATCGGGATGCTGGCGGTCGTAGTACCGGATTGCGCCGCGCACGCCCTGAAACCCCGGGAGATTGGGAAATCCCCAAATCACCAGGCGGGTGGGCGGGTGAGCGGATTTTTCTTCCGAAAGCTGGTAAATTCTTTCGATATTGAATGTGACCAGAATAATCAAAATGGCCAAAAGGAAAAAAGCCGTTTTTTTCATATCAGAACTAAATTCTCTTTTCCAGTCCGGGCAAAAATTACTTCAACGTCCGTCAGAGGATTAATTCCTCCCAATGAAGGGTTATCACGGGGGACACATCAAATTAGGATTAAATTAAGGAAAGATTGTTGAAAAATCAAGTGGAAATAAATGAAAATTCCCCGGTCAATATCTCCCCGGCAC from Calditrichota bacterium includes the following:
- a CDS encoding tetratricopeptide repeat protein yields the protein MKKLFLGLLFTILVMPVFQPPYTFSQQQISPEKREFQIAKGLFQDNLYSASIIQLKDFLRKFPASPHANEARFLLAKAYFFQQDYQKSIQAFKTVLEFPNTLSYTEETLYYLGLSYFQIKDYTNASARFNKLVTNFPTSRFIDKALYWLGESSYRTGNARQALLLFQQVASQYPQSDYADHALYSSAWIYEEMGNFQKANEIYAKLLKNYPKTPLRESVMFHLGFSAFNSGDYAKAVTILEKAITDFPKNTLVPQALFLIGEAQFQLKNYSKAEQAYQKIIQNFPTSEFVTKSYYGLGWVFIQQKAWQKAAGSFDLLVTNHPESKLAPNAYFYMGQSFLSAGDTIKARSAFLKIFEKYPADSLAANGLYQTGVLDFRAKKFDQARYFMQQILTKYPNHAIIPDVLYLLGEISVAQKNFDQAQTYYQQILEKFPSRPIAADALFRKGWCDFQKKNFQSAVQIFDHFLSTYPKDHPLRDRVLFWKGEAYFHLKKYDQAFQAYKTLIDFKSSSEKAPEAFYAMGWILLRNNRPKQAIPYLDEAIQRTTNPDVRRDAFMKKGDALYNLRQYNRAIAAYNNVLTEFANSDQAPEALFQIALSFYRLKDFDSAAKNFQRIATTYPNSRFAEQAAFMIGNCYFQQGRYRDAINVYQNFQKNFTGSPLVANALYKIGDCYYNLEAYPQAISAYKRVIEEFPKSSLLDDAISGIQWALVQQGKVKQAISITSQYLNSVSDQATAAAILFRQAELLFNLQKYNEAVATYQTILSRYPNSATAKQTWLWIGLTYLKEGKPEKAKSAFLQQISFAPQAKSTAEALFQLGKLAFQQKNWGDAIRFYQKLLSQFPNHELVPQATYQLGLSYLSNKNYPDAWKTFSAVVSSHPSEDLVNASKIGLARVALEQGQFDKALSLLDDVLAGAKGKLAAEAQFTRAQVLEAKGELENAALEYLKVKYLYPDAIDWVQKATFQAGKVYVRAGKKTEARRIFRSLAKSAPDKQIRLLARQEIRKIK
- a CDS encoding carbohydrate ABC transporter permease, giving the protein MTNKLSAASIFRQVILILGALVFSIPFFWMIITSFKTPQQIVSDLNLISIFIPKPIRWVNYKDIFQLVPFAKFFLNTTLVTLSSILGVTFASSLVAFSFARLKWPGRNAVFVVLLATMMLPYQVTMVPQFLIFRSLGWVNTLKPLWIPSLFGTAFFIFLLRQFFLSIPKDLIDSARIDGCGYFRIYWDIMLPLVKPALLAVVIFQFMNAWNDLLSPLIYIHRQDLMTLSIGLQVFQSSRATEWNLVMAAASLMTLPIVIVFFVAQKYFIQGVTLTGLKG
- a CDS encoding extracellular solute-binding protein, coding for MKKTAFFLLAILIILVTFNIERIYQLSEEKSAHPPTRLVIWGFPNLPGFQGVRGAIRYYDRQHPDIKIILGTPGGKGDMDPQKLLTAIAGGTPPDVLRQDRFAVASWAAKDAFRPLDDLIEKSHFPWTDFYSYARKEATYKGKIYGIPYDTDSRALYYNKTLFRQAGLDPERPPRTWKELTDYAIKLTKRNAKGQIEQLGFAPYLGEGWFYIWSWANGGQLMSPDGTRITFDTPENLGALTYVTQLCDTLGGRIKDLARFESGFGRIGTIVDPFLQGKLGMFIMGSWYLQTISRYKLHMDFGVAPMPVPAGRPPVTWSGGFSFVIPRNAKHVREAWDFIQWMSSLEAAKIVGRLQKDYNARVGYKVNIPEIYARRSLNDYLTTHELPQYPRFAKAYLAFVNLLNYSHYRPVTPVAQILWDAQVRVEDRATFHFDTPRRVLQKEQTFVQQELDKILHKPNFPVLNFKIIYGIFIFIVGFLIFWFGYHLRNERRRGPLVWEETRSGFLFALPWMLGFFTFILGPIIASILFSFTRYDVLHPAKFVGLLNYKELFWFTKSSVSGKIVPTDPLFWKSLWNTAYITIFGVPLSIVIGLAIALFLNRESRGIGIYRTLYYLPSIVPIVAAAILWLWLLNPSTGLLARFLGLFGITSPNWMADPHWTKPAILLILLWGAGGGMVIWLAGLKNIPKEMYEAAKIDGANAWQQFWKITIPFLTPYIFFNLVIGIIGYLQIFTRAYVITGLNSPDNSLLFYVYYLFNNAFMYFKMGYASAMAWILFVIILVLTLINLKLSKKWVFYQEG